ctatgactctttaaaatttaaaccacagggcttaaaatttaaatcacaaggcTTGAATTTAAACtacaactttttaaaatttaaaccacaaagcttaaaagttaaactactaggcttaaaatctaaactacgtccatataaaatataaaccataaTCATCTAAAATCTATACCACGAATTTTTAAAGTTTAaatcactagtctttaaaatttaaattgcgactctttaaaatttaaaccacaatgcttaaaatttaaacaacgaCTTTTTAAAATGTAAACATCAATGCTTAAAATTAAACacctaggcttaaaatctaaaacACGATcgtataaaatataaaccatgatcatttaaaatctaaatcactactcgttaaaatttaaatcactactctttaaaatttaaactacaagacttaaaatttaaatcacgattctttaaaatttaaactacaatgcttaaaatttaaactacaatgcttaaaatttaaactacgactctttaaagtttaaaccacaaagcttaaaatttaaatcatgactctttaaaatttaaaccacaaggcttaaaagttaaaccacgcgattaaaatataaatcacggctccttaaaatttaaaccactagtctttaaaatttaaactacaaggcttaaaatttaaaccacaagacttaaaatttaaatcacgactctttaaaatttaaaccacaaggcttaaaagttataATACTATgcttaacaaaataaaatgtatatatttttagctattaatttaactatgtatttgttgtgtttatttgttattaaatattattcAAAGTTATTAACTAACAATAAAAAGAGTTAGATTTGATGATTGTGTTGCTTCTTAGACACATTCATTATAAATCTCCGAGTATAGAAGTAAGAGGATTAATAAATGGGTAAAAATTAAAAGAGTTATCAGCATCCATCTAATTTCTTCTTATTTTTGGGGCTTCTATTTTACTCTCCAATCAAACagtccattttttatttttattttttataattgtaCCTTATGTTTCATCTCTAGCAAACATAGCCTAACAAACTAGAGATCAAGATTTTGCAAgaaagaatttaaaaaaaaaaaataaagatagaCATCTCTAAAACAAAACAAGGATACCGAGTTTGTTATTAAACTCTTGCagctctttttatttttgtgagTATAATAGACCCCATTAGCATTATATTTTGCCTTTGATCAGTAAAACCATTCTCACAAacttaaaaagaaaatgaaggcaaataattaaacaaaaaatgggATTAATATATGGTACAATATTAGATGGATTACAACAAAATGCTTCACATCAGCAATGCCAAAAAATGTGTAAACAATGTACATAAAGCGTTACAGCATTTAGAACACATGTGTGACATTGCCTATGAACATATATAACATTACACACAACCTACATTACAAACATCAAAACACTTTGACAAAACCCACAACGAAACTTGGCCATGTGATATCGCCGATACAAAATCAAAAGAATGGTTCTCGTTACCAGTGAATGTTTTTGCTTTTCATGCCTTTATATCTTTTAGTACTCCTCCCTTTTCAAGCTCCCCAACTAGATCCCTCAGGGATGGAACTTTCATGGCCAATGTTCTGTACAGCCTAGAGTATCGAGCTCGGGTTCCATCAGCAGTCCTTGCCAAGGCAAGCAGGCTTAGAGCTTCTGGGAGTTCAGAGAATACTTGTTTCATCTCCTCTAAGCTCATGTTTTCCAAAACAGGCGGTCTTGGAACAACCCTCACAATCTCACCACCCTTGGGTTCCTGAACTCGGGCATCTGCTTTAATGACAAGTTCTGAGTTTGAGTTTGATCCACACTTGATGATAAATGGGGTTGTTGAGCCTGTATTGAACTGGAGGACGTTCCACTGTGCCACATCAGTTTCAGTGCCAGTCCCAAAATCTCTGGATGATCTGCGACTTCGTGATGGTTCTTGAATGCGGTCATCTTCTTCAGGAATTGTCTGCAGCAACGTGAGTAGTGTAAAGCAATAGAAGAACAATAAGGTGAAGACAAACTGTACTTCTGAAGGTTCAGCGAGATCAGAAAACACAAAAATCAGAGAACAGAAAAATTCCACCATCAACgaaatgagcaacattaaattAAAAAGTATATGTGATGAGCAAGATAAGTGTTTCTTTATCTTGACAATCCAGATTTAACCACCAACAAACAAAATATTCTAGAAGCATtacgttaattttttttttaaaaaaattatatatatttatttattaatacatACTTCAATCATCTGACGAGCATCAGCAATGTGCCTCTGGGCACATGGATGATCAATGTTAAGAAGGGACGGCATTCGCTCGGAAAGTTCATCTAGAGATAATAGCATTGCTTTCTTCTTACTTTTACTCAAGATGCTCACAGAAGATTGTCTTACTGTATCCTGTTAAAAGAGACATTTTCAATGGTGCTTCTTTATGTAAAGTAAATTGTAGAGGTAAAATTTGACACAAAAACAATATGAAAATGCAGAAGCAAAATTTGACAcctataaataaaataaaaatgcagaGGTAAAACCTTGACTTGCTTCAATATGCCATCAAGTGATATTAGAGACGCTAATCGTGCGTCTTCAGCAGCAGTAGAAGGATTCTGAATGGGTGAACCGCCAACTTCTAGTGTTAGTAATGCTGCATCATTTCTCATTTGTTGCAAGATCTGATAAAAAACAACCAAATGAAATGTCACATTAGACTTCACAGTGAAACATTCGTGAGCATAGAGAACTTGAAGTGCTctttattaatttgtttttttaaagCATCTTACTTCGCATACCAAGTTCTCATAGCACCTCAGTAAATAAACACTAATAGAAATGTTTCTTTTAGAGCTCCAAAACAGATGAATCATTTGCCTTTTGTAATTTTACACATCTCCTATCGGCTATAAAAATTGTCTTTCACACAATCTACATTCAAATTACTTGATTTTAATGGTGCTAATAAAATTAGGAATCAGCTACCTTTCTTCTTTTATGATCTACAGATTCAAGTGCAGAACGCAGCTTTGCCACCTGTGGTGCATCTTCAGCCTCTTCTGTTGCCAAAGTGCCAGCAATATCCTACAAGGCAAATACAAATTTCAAAAATCTAACAATTCAAAGAAACACCCATACATCTTCAAGAACGCACAACTTCAACATAAGCAAAAATACAGATAGAAGAAAACCATTATCAAATAAGTTCATAACTGTTAGGAaccttatacatttttttttaaatatcaagtGCGTACTCAGAATACCTTCAGGTGTTGTAGCTGAGAACTAAAGACTCGCTTTGCATACTCAGATAGAAGTTGGCCAAGAGCATCTGTACTAGGAGGCACAGCAGCACCAAGTCCAGCCATCCAACCATCCATAATTGTAGTTGAAAGAAGCTCCAACTGACCAGTTGTTCCCCCGGATGCGTCGTCTCCCGTAACAGAAAGAAAGTCAAAATTCTCTGCAAGCCAGGATCTAATTTGGCGCTGCAGCTCACCTGCTGGAGTATGAACAAATAAAGCAGCAAGAGCCTTGTTTCCAATTGCAAAACTTTTGGCTTCCTCAAGTATTTCCCTAAGCTTTTCACCAGTTACCTGTTGCTTCAAATTATCCTGTATATTGACGTTCTTTAGCCTTGCATCTAACATAACCATTGGGGACATAACAGATATTCTTTCagaaaaaacagagcaagaaagaACACCAGCATTCAGGTTAACCAAACAATTATCTTACATCACGaaaattttggccaaaaaaatattaaaaagaaatGATTGAATAAGCAATATTCTCCATGAAAATACAAGCAGGAGATGAGGATACCAAGTTTACACCCACAACACAAAACAGATAAACAAAAGACATAACATGTATATAAATAGCACCCAACCTGATCCAGCCCTCTTATCTTTGATACAACTGAGGAGAACTTGGACTTCCTTTCTGGCTTCAAATTAACCTTAAAGCCTTGGATGTGCTCATTAGCATAGCGAACAGGAGACCTTCCAGGGCTGTTACCACGGCTAGAACTTCTACTACGTCCAGTATTAGCCTTTTCCAGAAAACAATCAACAGATGATACCTTCAAgattaaatacaaataaaacTCAGTAAAACGAATATGTGAGAAAATCTTCACCAAAAGCACAAATAATAGTAATAAGTTTCATCTCAATTTCATATTCAGTACCTTGATGGACTGCAGCTCTGGTGATCTAGCAAGCAACGATCTAATATACAAAATTCTAACACGAGATACAAGCATGGTATCCATTACCCTCTTTGGTTCCATTTTACGAACAAAAGAGAATACAGCATCTCTAATTTCAGCAAGTATCTCATGCTCTCTAGAAGCTCCTGCTTTAATCACAGCAGCTAAAACCTGCAATGTTCTTTCATTGGCATATTAATCACATATTTCCATTTTTTCAAGTGGATAAGCAAACACTTGATTTGAAATATTATGCTATATTGTGAATGATGAACTGACTAGGCatatataatttcaaattttttaggCAGATAACCAAACACTTGATTCAGTGACAGCAAATACATGACCGGACACCCAAAAAGATGAGACTGGCTTGAAGATATGATGATTATTAAAATACAGAATCATTATTCACAGCATGCGATCAGGAGCAATCTAGGCTCTAGTACAATTATAAATAGCCATTCACAGACCGTgttaatgtattatatatgtatatagttaAGTCCACATAAGTCCAAATGAATCAATGCCACATCCAGAATATGACTTAAATACATGTGCACAACTAAAAGtgtaaattaaaaaaagaaagaggCGTTACACAGATAATGAGATCAAGATAATTCAAATCATTAAATCTAACAGTTCTTCGTCAATCTTCAGTATGAAACCAATTTAACTATTTCATGAAACTTGTTCATTTAAAATTCATAGCAGAAACACCATTTTAGGTTTCCACATTTATagaaatgaattttctttttccttttttttttaaattgtgctCCTCGTCTGGCCTATGGTTTACTCCCACGAGATTTAAGATTTGAGTCCCTCCTGGGTACCTACATAGCAATTGCTATAATTTCTTGTTCATCAAATATTATAGGATTAGACAAGGAGTCTAGTTTCAAAAAACTGTGCTCCAACCTTAACCCTATCATATTTGAAAAACATAAAATTATAGCAATTGCTGAGTACCCAGGAGAGACTCGGACCTCAGATATTGAGGGAGTACTATAGGCCTGACTGTTTGAGCTACACCTCTTGGGTTATAGAAATTAAACAAAACCCACCCCACCCCGCGAAGTAACCTGCCCCATTTGACCCGCCCCATTTAATAAATGGGACAGGGCAGGTCAAACCCGATGGATCAACAAGTCAACCCGCTCACCCCGTTGACccactttttctttaaaatttgtggaaacaaaataaaatttcctAAGTTGTTAGACAACCATTATTCTCTAAAACAATTGctcttaaaacaaaatacaaaaccaataaaaaaaatctcattgTCAACCATCACAAAAtacaaaatgaataaaaaaaaatctaatgtcAACCTACACTTCTCTTTATAATCTAATTGtcccataaaaaaaattagttttgcgcaaaaataaaaacaaaataagtcactaaataaaaaaaaaaatccattaaGACTTTTTAAACATCCAAGTATCAAAGCCTCGTTTCCGTTATAGaccttgaattttttttaaaatataaataggtATACATGGCGGGTCACAGGGCGGGTCGGATCTGACCCGCTCCGTTTAATAACCTGCCCCGTTTAATGTGGGGCAAACCCAACCCATTCAACCCTGCTTTTCTCCAGcaacaaaagaataaaataatagtTATAGCAATAAAAATCACATTAATTATGTTATGAATTCATGCAAAATCAACACCTTACAAACCTAGGTGACACCAATCAAGAGTTAACAATGACCCTGACAAAACATACCAGCATTAACAGCTTATTGGCACCATCTGAAATAGCAGCAAGGCTGTCATATTGCTCAGGATCGAACTCATTCAAAGCAGCAGTAAGATATTCTCCTGCTGGGGTGGTTTTTTTCTCAGAATCCACTTTAACCAAAGCAACTGTACCCTCCGTCTTCTCAGCAGCTAATGAGGAAGTAGTACTATCAATTGAACCACTTTTATTATCATTTCTGTATAAAATTCGAAAACAGTAGGTTAGTGAATAGCCAAGTAAACAATAGGAACAAAATAGAAAAGGCAAAAATAAATTAAACGAACATTTTAATAACTCAGTACCTTCCAGGGTCCTGAGGCTGCACATTTACCGGTCCTTTGGACAATGGGCTTGACAGCTAAAATAAATGAAAGTCAAGTCAGGAATCTGAAAGCACTTATGCAAACCAAATAAGTCATTAGCTCAATGTACTGCCACTATAAACTACGGTAAAATCCACCAATACAAGTAAAACAAAAAACGAAGAAGCACAATCAATATATATTTTCTTCAACTGAATAACAGAGATGATAACTTGGAACAGGAAAGAGATTTCACCTGTGATGATTCAGACATAGATGCTTTCTCTGTCAACCTGTCAAACAATTTCTCATTTTCTTCATGCAATCtctgaagagagagagagagagagagagaacaaatTAGCTGTCCATTCAACATAGATCTGAACATGAATTTTTTGACAAATTGGTTCAGATTTCAGATAAGAGAAGTCATAAACACATGTCAAAGAATAAAAGAGAAAATGTTGAAACATCCAAAAGTACAGAGTATGATTTTCAAACACCATATCAATTTATTAACTTGCACTATGtttctttttataaatatatatatacatatagataaaaaaatacTCTAGGCAAGTCTTAGATAAAATAACACTAGTAGTaccaattaaatatatttttagttcATATATATCTAATATCACATACACATGTCTTTCCCCTAAACCAACTATTGATATCTTAGATTCATTTGGATTCTAGAATCATTCTTTTCTGAATTTTACAAAATTTGGCTTATGGCAAGTAGATTAAATATACCTAGTTCAACCCCATCCCTTACCCCTTCCCCCTTTTTTTTAATATACGAATTTCCTTTTTTGTAAACCCTAATCTTCCGTAAACCTAGGTGGACTCCCTTGTGAAGCAAACTTTCATAGTTGGAGCTAGGCTAGCTCCAACTATTTCTTCGTGAGGTGAGGTACTTCTTTTTTAAATAGGGAGTAGCCCTTTTATTGGTTGAAGTAGCCGCAACTTTGGTCATAGTCAGTTCAAACACATAGACCCAGTCCACTTGCAGCCATGCTATGCTGATCAAACTAAGCTTAAAAAACTATGGCAAAAACTAGTTAATGATGACCTTTCATGGATTTCCTATATAAGCCATAGCTAAAGTTGCAAAAATAAGACCTTGAATACCACTTGTATATGATCCACTCACTAAAGGTACTAATGAAACAAAGGCAACAACTATTAATTCATGAGTTAACATATTTCCAAAAAGTCTAAAATAAGCGATAAGGGTTTTGTGAAATCTTCTGCGATATTAATAGGTAAAAAATCTTTTTGAACTTCTTGTAGACAAGAAACTATAGCAATTGCTATGTATCTACCTTGGAGAAACTTGAACCTCAGACTGTGGGAGCAAACCACAAATTACAGGCCTAACCATTTGAGCTACCCCTCTTCAGTGCACTATGTTTCTATCTTTCATTGTTGGTGAACAACAAATATTGTTCTCTTAAGATGCTATGAGCAGAAACAATAGTTTAAGAATGCAAGGTGTGCAAAATTTTAAATATACATCAATCAAATGAGCATGATTGTTAAGGAACATTTTACTATTAAGAAAGAATCATTTATGAGGTACAGCATACTGATAGAGCAAAAGAATATAAAAATAGCACAAACCTCGATCAACGCATCACGTTTTTTGAGTTCCTCTTCCAATTTCTTAGTTACTGTATAAGAATCCACACTCTCTCCAGTGTCCTTGGAAATTGATGGGCCCTTAGTCCCTGATTCGGAGCTAAATGTAGACCGAGCTTCATTGGAGTGAAGGGCTTCATTGAGATGGGATTCGAGGCTTTTAATCTTGGCCTACACCAGAATGGTCAAACTAAGAATCTCACAATGAAATGAGTTCAGAAGTTATGTCAAATAACAGCCAGAAACCAATTACTGGTCCAATGTGCATCAGGTACCCATTCTTACCAGTTAATTTTAGTTGCATTGGGGGGAAAAAAATCGACAAGGACACAATTAATAACTATATGCAACCTGACTAGATTTTGAATGCCACGGATAAGTCATTGGTCCCAAAAAaccaatataattatataaacttTTTACTCTACTATACTGCATAAGAAGCCGATGAGGATGCAATTAATAACCATCATTTCTTATAATttcatttatgtttaattttctaGTCAATAGGTAAATCACATTGCCACATAGACAATGACCAACCTGCAAGGTCTGGACAGTTGAATCTCGTTGTTGTATCTGCAATTTCTGCTCTTGCTCCAATTGTAAAAGTTGAGCAACTTGATTTCGTAGCTGAGCATTTTGTTCTTTCTCGATTTTATGCTTATCTGCAAGCATATTACTCTCTGACTGCATCAAGTAAGAATAACGAGAGTCATAGGGCCACTTAGTTAAACAAGGAGAAATTAATACAACATCATTCATCATCATACACACCTCTCAAAGCAAGAGCAGAACTACAGTACTGTGACAAACTGGGTAAATGATTGGATTGCAAGAAAAAATCAATATGTAAATCCGTTTACATGAAAACTTGCTAATAGAAGACCAATTATTAATTGTTCAAAATCTCAATAATTTTCAAGTACACAAGAAATAAATTGGATTTAGAATGAAAATACATTCCTGAGGAGATGTCAAGACAAATGAGCAAAACATTTTAACCGTTGTTCTTGAAATCCAGTTAGCTCTAGAAAATTGTCTAACTAGGCTTCAAATAAGATAGGAAAACATCTTTGCCAATTCAGAGTTCTTGAAAATAGATAACCACGCCAAAAGAATGGAAAAATCAGAAAAGGATATCTTTGTTGACAATAATAAAACTCATTCtctttaaatttaaaccttaaCACAAATCACTTCACAACTTTTACAAGAAAGAACAATCATGTAACTactaaatttttataaaaaaatatatatatcaggAGAAAATGTTTAGTAACAGAAATTATTTGATAAACAATAACAATTCATAGACACAAACCTTTAAATCCGACTGCAATGTTTGAGAAACTTTCCAAGCCTTCTGAACCTCATTAAAGAGTAGAACACATTGATCATTTGCATCCTTGAGTGCATGTTTAAGACCCAAAACTTCCTGCTTCAAGTCTTGGATTTCCTTCTCCTTGTCATATAATTCTTTGCGTGCATCATTTGCCTGCAAAAGCCGTTTAAGAGATCTCCAATTAGCAGTTGCTCTTAATAATAAATTAAGCAATACAAACTTGAAAGTAATTTCAAATTTCTGCATGAGATGAGAATGGAGAACTTTATGTCAGCTCTAAGAATAAACATAAAAAGTTAAAAACAGCTATCTCTATTCTCAATACACCATCGTTTCTTCTCTCTGTACTGCTACCGTTCTGGTAATTAAGTTTATATCACTGTCCCCAAAGTACTGCATTCAAAAGCCACCAAGCATTCCACTTAGTGTCACCCCAGCAAAAGCTAGATTGCATTCATTGGATGGATGCCTGCTTTCAAGTTCACCTACAACATACAAACAATACAAATTTAAAAGAGATAAAAGAAAACTTACAGTATCTCTCCATTTCTTAATTGTATCACGATTCCCAAGGCTTAGGACAGCATTTCGAGCTCTAGCACCGAAATTAAGTGATGACAATGTCTCCTTCAAATTCAAAGCATTTGGGCAGACATTGAGAATCATCAAAGTTTTTGAAGTCCCGCCTAAAGGGAAGATATAGAACGATGACATGTGAGATATAGTTTACCTCGAAACTCAtaaaaaaagaaaattagaaTAAATTATTGGATACACTGACTCTCCAAAGAaataaaattcacatatatatagatatatgtatGTTCTTTTCCATCTTGATCTTGAAACTCTCATTCTGATTAGTGGAATACCTAGTGAGTCTGCAAGCACTTTAGTTAGCATTGAATTCTCGTAAGGAATAACATCCTTTTTTGAAGTCAAAGAAGCCAAAACATCTCCCAATCTACAAGCAAAAATTAAGTGGTAAGGATAATGTATGAATGCATAGCAGGTGTGCATGGAGAAAAAATGAGATTCCAGACACGGATGTTATTTCGAATTGAATGCATCATATAGTAGATGAATGAGTACAAAGACAACTTCATTCCATCCAGCATGCACAAGTCTCAGAACTCAAATGGGACTTGAGTTCAACTTAGTCATGGTCATATTTGCCAAAAACTCCAAATAGCACTACATTAAATTGCTATCGAATCAAAATAACCATAATGATAAATCCATATGGAACAAAGAGAAAAACTATTCAGTTGTCCACAAAAAAACATACAAAATATACTTACTGAGTCACTAACAAACGAAACAAGCATGCAAACAAAAAAcccaataataaaaataataagacaATGCAATGACAATCTTGATAATGAAAGTGAACTGATTTAGCAAATGCAACATACGCTGAAAGTGATTTCATGACATGCAGCAAGTCCGTCACTCGCTCACCACTTTCATCCTCTGCAATTGATCCTTCACTTCCAGCCAAGTCAACAAGAGACAGCTTGCTATATGAGTTTTCTCCAGTGATTAAATTGTTATAGTATATGTGCATAGTAAGAATCCTGTCAATAAGAAAACCAAGAATTCACTTAgattaataaaacaaaaacaacagTAACACAGAAACTAACATGAATCAAAAATTGAATACAAGAATTATTGGAACTTTGTAAGAGTTTATAGTTGGAATTACTTTCATAAATGCAGCTATTGTCCTATTTTTCCTCACCAAATTTGCGGGCTACCCAAAACCCCATACATAAGTCCCATAACAATTTAATGAACAAAATAATAAGTAATTTCTTTCACGAGTTGAGAATGCATTACAACAACAGATATTCTACAATGGAACAAGAGTTTGGTGGAGTAGAAATGAATAAGTTTCATGGTTGTTTTCACAAGGAAGAACATGTGATGTGCTAGAAATAAATGTTATATAAATAAATCAGCTGtgtacatataaaaaaaatgactAAGAAGCTGTTTTTAAGAAATTACAGTGAAGTAAAGAAACAATAAAATTCATATAACGACACTATTGATCAATATAAAGTCATAGGATCAATCCTTCATAAGCTAACCACAGTATTCAAGTTAACTATAGTATTTGTGCTATCTAAAAgttcaaataaaaattaaattaaaaaaaaaactacttaaaAGAACCTTAGTATGaaatatacaacaaaataataataatcactcAAGATATATTTAGGGCACAGAATGTTGGTCTTACAAATGAGACACAGTTAACTTTGCTACATCATTTCCTCGGCTCTGAACTGCAGCTTTTAGGACTCTAGAGAAATCCAACGGATTATCAACTGTTTCTTGCACAAGTTCTACAAAGGATTCAGGAGATCCCAATCGCACCTTTGGTAAGGCATCCCCCAACTCTGAGAGCAAATCCCTCATCTACTACAACATAAAAAGGATTTACCATGATCCCATGCTTAAACATGTATCAAAACAAACAaaagaaataatatttataaataaaaggACCTGTTCATTATAGAGCTCAGCAACTGTAACTGAGAATTTAAATCTAGAAGTAGAAGTTGAATCAGAGTTGGCTAAATCAAACAGCTCCTCAAAGCAACGAGTATAAAGACCACGGTCATGACTAGATCCTTCCTGAAAAATGTTAAAAGGAATATATCACATACAATGAGATTTACATATGTGAAAGAACATGGTCAAGTAAATTATCCATGCTATAGAGGAATATCAATGAAGCAACAAACATGCTTGAGACACAAGAATATCACATATAATGAGATCTGCGTGTATGAAGAACAGGTTAAGATTAAAGTATTAGCTGTAAAAGAAACATTAATGAAGCAATTACATACTTGAAACAAATTTAAATCAATTTAATAGCCAAGAATGAGACATCCACAAAACAATAACGACTGAAATTACAGAGCATCTTCAAATTCACATATTCTAGCATAGACTCGGCGTGCATGTGCATAATTGGATTTGAATGTGCACAAAAGtattaaaaacaaaaacagaCAGATGAAAAGAGATCAACTTAAAGAGTGGGGGAACTAACCATAGTATGCGTCTTTCCCGAGTGGGTTTGTCCATAAGCAAATATTGAAACGTTATATCCATCCAAAGCTGACTGTACCAATGGCTGAACATCATTGAAAAGCTCAGCTGCGAACACATATTTAAAATACGTGAACAACTCAGGTACAGTATCAGAGTAGATAGAACAGTAGTAATCATAAGAGGAGAAAAagaaataacaacaacaacaataataataaatatataataaagaaGCACACAAACCCA
The genomic region above belongs to Humulus lupulus chromosome 1, drHumLupu1.1, whole genome shotgun sequence and contains:
- the LOC133806213 gene encoding kinesin-like protein KIN-14B; protein product: MANNRWNWEVTGFEPRKTTTATSSSSATSSPKSASVDFDDYKHGAPLVRRYSISAASMLPQHSELSKHSMTSKLQKLKDNVKLAREDYLELRQEASELQEYSNAKLDRVTRYLGVLADKSRKLDQFALETEARISPLINEKRRLFNDLLTAKGNIKIVCRTRPLFEDEGPSIVEYPDDFTIRVLTGDDSISNPKKDFEFDRVYGPHVGQAELFNDVQPLVQSALDGYNVSIFAYGQTHSGKTHTMEGSSHDRGLYTRCFEELFDLANSDSTSTSRFKFSVTVAELYNEQMRDLLSELGDALPKVRLGSPESFVELVQETVDNPLDFSRVLKAAVQSRGNDVAKLTVSHLILTMHIYYNNLITGENSYSKLSLVDLAGSEGSIAEDESGERVTDLLHVMKSLSALGDVLASLTSKKDVIPYENSMLTKVLADSLGGTSKTLMILNVCPNALNLKETLSSLNFGARARNAVLSLGNRDTIKKWRDTANDARKELYDKEKEIQDLKQEVLGLKHALKDANDQCVLLFNEVQKAWKVSQTLQSDLKSESNMLADKHKIEKEQNAQLRNQVAQLLQLEQEQKLQIQQRDSTVQTLQAKIKSLESHLNEALHSNEARSTFSSESGTKGPSISKDTGESVDSYTVTKKLEEELKKRDALIERLHEENEKLFDRLTEKASMSESSQLSSPLSKGPVNVQPQDPGRNDNKSGSIDSTTSSLAAEKTEGTVALVKVDSEKKTTPAGEYLTAALNEFDPEQYDSLAAISDGANKLLMLVLAAVIKAGASREHEILAEIRDAVFSFVRKMEPKRVMDTMLVSRVRILYIRSLLARSPELQSIKVSSVDCFLEKANTGRSRSSSRGNSPGRSPVRYANEHIQGFKVNLKPERKSKFSSVVSKIRGLDQDNLKQQVTGEKLREILEEAKSFAIGNKALAALFVHTPAGELQRQIRSWLAENFDFLSVTGDDASGGTTGQLELLSTTIMDGWMAGLGAAVPPSTDALGQLLSEYAKRVFSSQLQHLKDIAGTLATEEAEDAPQVAKLRSALESVDHKRRKILQQMRNDAALLTLEVGGSPIQNPSTAAEDARLASLISLDGILKQVKDTVRQSSVSILSKSKKKAMLLSLDELSERMPSLLNIDHPCAQRHIADARQMIETIPEEDDRIQEPSRSRRSSRDFGTGTETDVAQWNVLQFNTGSTTPFIIKCGSNSNSELVIKADARVQEPKGGEIVRVVPRPPVLENMSLEEMKQVFSELPEALSLLALARTADGTRARYSRLYRTLAMKVPSLRDLVGELEKGGVLKDIKA